A stretch of Rhododendron vialii isolate Sample 1 chromosome 4a, ASM3025357v1 DNA encodes these proteins:
- the LOC131322271 gene encoding protein SUPPRESSOR OF GENE SILENCING 3-like — protein MSSWKGGGKPFVAGTSHSSSKFSGIPESLSPKVDQLTDAVADVSLEGGEWEVCTRKAKNRGFGGGAGKPWPSQSSGAKVWGHPAAVQELGGVQISGGPGTVPPGNSWPTLDAGSRRPPGRGNNSRPQSAGRGFVSNSNTPSPRAIPLPLEHGWNWPTRAAASSQSSEDATGQRDTTIHLDDPTPVDDDDGKIENDDDSDDTDDELLTDEYDSDVSEKSHDSRKNSKWFKVFFENLDKLSLDDIHGPARQWHCPACKGGPGEIDWYRGLQPLMTHAKTKGSKRVKLHRGFAELLDEELRRRGTSVIPAGETFGKWKGLDEMVKDRSIVWPPMVVIMNTRLEQDENDKWLGMGNQELLDSFSSYSAVKARHAYGPQGHRGMSVLIFENSAMGFLEAERLHNHFQEQGTDRDAWDRRPVLFYPGGKRQLYGYMAEKQDLDLFNKHCHGNKAARLKFETRSYQEMVVNQMRQMSEDNQQLIWFKDKVAKEQRRSKALEESFEVVSEKLRKTVEENRIVRQRSKMHHEQNKEEMDFQEQFFKDQLETIHKTRDAKEDEFEKIQQEEREKKKQSNTHVSAKGDRSRREEDFAKFVKSQDKEMEEFVSEREKLVKAYEDNKISMKQRHFKEEVQLEKDFDTALNQLMNKYSPHRSEEEGNISDQ, from the exons ATGAGTTCATGGAAAGGGGGTGGAAAGCCATTTGTTGCTGGTACTTCTCACTCATCATCCAAGTTCAGTGGCATACCTGAGAGCTTGAGTCCAAAGGTGGATCAATTGACAGATGCTGTAGCTGACGTGAGCTTAGAGGGTGGCGAATGGGAGGTTTGCACAAGGAAGGCCAAAAATAGAGGTTTTGGAGGCGGCGCTGGAAAACCATGGCCTTCTCAGAGTTCCGGTGCTAAAGTATGGGGACATCCTGCTGCTGTCCAAGAGCTGGGTGGCGTGCAGATTAGTGGTGGACCGGGTACGGTTCCTCCTGGCAATAGCTGGCCAACACTTGATGCTGGTTCGAGAAGGCCTCCGGGGAGAGGAAATAATTCAAGGCCCCAATCAGCTGGTAGAGGTTTTGTGAGCAACAGCAACACCCCTTCCCCACGAGCAATCCCTCTTCCTTTGGAGCACGGGTGGAATTGGCCTACGAGAGCTGCTGCCAGTAGTCAGTCTTCAGAAGATGCTACAGGACAAAGAGATACCACCATACACTTGGACGACCCCACTCCTGTTGATGACGACGATGGCAAGATTGAAAATGATGATGACTCAGATGATACAGATGATGAACTATTAACTGACGAATATGATTCTGATGTGAGTGAAAAAAGCCATGACTCCCGCAAGAATAGTAAGTGGttcaaggttttttttgaaaacttggacAAACTAAGTTTGGATGATATCCATGGTCCAGCAAGACAGTGGCATTGCCCAGCATGCAAAGGGGGTCCTGGAGAAATTGACTGGTATCGAGGTCTGCAGCCACTCATGACGCATGCCAAAACAAAAGGATCAAAGAGGGTGAAGCTGCATAGAGGTTTTGCAGAACTTTTGGACGAAGAGCTCCGCAGGCGGGGTACTTCAGTCATACCGGCTGGTGAAACATTTGGTAAGTGGAAGGGTCTTGATGAAATGGTCAAAGATCGCTCTATTGTTTGGCCGCCAATGGTTGTCATTATGAACACAAGGCTTGAGCAGGATGAAAATGACAAG TGGCTTGGCATGGGAAATCAAGAGCTTCTTGATTCCTTTAGTTCATACTCTGCAGTGAAGGCTCGACATGCCTATGGCCCACAGGGGCACCGAGGGATgagtgttttgatttttgaaaactcGGCAATGGGCTTTTTAGAGGCCGAACGTCTTCATAACCATTTCCAGGAACAAGGAACCGATAGGGACGCTTGGGACCGTCGTCCAGTCCTATTCTATCCTGGTGGAAAGCGCCAACTTTATGGCTACATGGCAGAGAAACAAGACCTGGATCTTTTTAATAAGCACTGccatg GCAACAAAGCTGCCCGACTGAAGTTTGAGACTAGGTCATATCAGGAGATGGTTGTGAACCAAATGCGACAAATGAGTGAAGATAACCAGCAGTTGATCTGGTTTAAGGATAAAGTGGCTAAAGAGCAAAGACGTTCAAAAGCTCTTGAAGAGTCTTTTGAGGTAGTATCTGAGAAGTTGCGCAAGACCGTGGAGGAAAACCGCATTGTCAGGCAAAGGAGCAAAATGCATCATGAGCAGAACAAGGAAGAG ATGGACTTTCAAGAACAATTCTTCAAAGACCAGCTTGAAACCATCCATAAAACTAGGGATGCAAAGGAAGACGAGTTTGAGAAGATTCAGCAGGAGGAGcgagagaagaagaaacaatCAAATACACATGTTTCTGCTAAGGGGGATCGTAGCCGCAG GGAGGAAGATTTTGCAAAGTTTGTCAAGTCTCAGGACAAAGAGATGGAGGAATTTGTGTCTGAGAGGGAGAAGTTGGTGAAAGCTTATGAAGACAACAAAATCTCAATGAAGCAGAGGCATTTTAAGGAAGAGGTTCAGCTGGAGAAGGATTTTGATACTGCCCTTAACCAGCTAATGAACAAGTACAGTCCACACCGCTCGGAGGAAGAAGGCAACATCAGTGATCAGTAA